In Rosa chinensis cultivar Old Blush chromosome 1, RchiOBHm-V2, whole genome shotgun sequence, a genomic segment contains:
- the LOC112201967 gene encoding uncharacterized protein LOC112201967 has protein sequence MDKNSVDMKVMRGLCANGIPFNVLRNPQFHEMISAINNGPRGYKAPSSEKARTTLLDECKRSLEKELAPVKDTWFTHGVSIVSDGWSNVKREPLINIIAANSRGVMFLYAQDFSGIPKTGDVIAAFMLIAIEDVGSSNVLQIVTDNAANCEYAGREIEKIHKHIFWSPCVVHTLNLIFKDLAKEFEWFEEIYNIGKAIVKFFLNHSHALAMFRSQSKLELLEVAKTRFASHYILLRRLIDCKEALASTVIIQKWKDWVKTLDGDKRKLGENITQAVLADNF, from the coding sequence atggacaaaaatAGTGTTGATATGAAGGTGATGAGAGGATTGTGCGCTAATGGAATTCCGTTTAATGTGTTAAGAAATCCCCAATTTCATGAGATGATTTCAGCTATAAATAATGGACCTAGGGGTTATAAGGCTCCATCTTCTGAAAAAGCAAGAACTACTTTGCTTGATGAGTGTAAACGAAGTCTAGAAAAAGAATTAGCTCCTGTTAAAGATACATGGTTTACTCACGGTGTTTCAATTGTATCAGATGGATGGTCTAACGTGAAGCGTGAGCCACTTATCAACATTATTGCTGCAAACAGTAGAGGAGTTATGTTTCTTTATGCTCAAGATTTTTCTGGGATACCAAAAACTGGTGACGTGATTGCTGCCTTTATGCTTATTGCAATTGAAGATGTGGGATCGTCAAATGTCCTCCAGATAGTCACTGACAATGCAGCAAACTGTGAATATGCTGGGAGAGAGATTGAAAAGATACATAAACATATCTTTTGGTCCCCTTGTGTTGTTCATACCTTGAATCTTATTTTTAAAGATTTGGCAAAAGAGTTTGAGTGGTTTGAGGAAATTTATAATATTGGAAAAGCTATTGTTAAGTTCTTTTTGAACCATTCACATGCTTTGGCCATGTTCAGAAGTCAATCAAAATTGGAGTTATTGGAAGTTGCAAAAACTAGATTTGCATCGCATTATATCTTGTTGAGGCGACTTATTGATTGCAAAGAAGCACTAGCAAGTACGGTAATTATTCAAAAATGGAAAGATTGGGTGAAGACTTTAGATGGAGATAAAAGAAAACTTGGGGAGAATATAACACAAGCTGTGTTGGCAGACAATTTTTAG
- the LOC112201971 gene encoding uncharacterized protein LOC112201971 isoform X1, translating into MAKRRRKLSVSVLSAFLSFAFSPGCSPIFRRTMSITLLAMNIPVISQKLEGGHAPGWQDVQPHDPQVQDAANHAVKSLQQKSNSLFPYELQEIVHAKAENASPKIQKMEKMLKLQKLDPLRARMLLPKNQPVEMTLKLQELDEQGCVPSN; encoded by the exons ATGGCGAAGAGGCGGCGGAAGCTGAGTGTTTCTGTGCTCTCGGCGTTTCTCAGTTTCGCCTTTTCGCCGGGTTGTTCTCCTATCTTCCGAAG GACGATGAG TATTACTCTCTTAGCTATGAATATACCGGTGATATCGCAGAAATTAGAGG GTGGACATGCTCCAGGATGGCAAGATGTGCAGCCTCATGATCCTCAAGTTCAAGATGCAGCCAACCATGCTGTGAAGAGCCTTCAGCAAAAGTCCAATTCATTGTTCCCTTATGAGCTTCAAGAGATTGTCCATGCTAAGGCAGAG AATGCTTCTCCGAAAATCCAAAAGATGGAAAAGATGCTGAAACTGCAGAAGCTGGACCCTCTTCGAGCAAG GATGCTTCTTCCAAAAAATCAACCTGTGGAAATGACGCTGAAACTTCAGGAGCTGGACGAGCAAG GATGTGTCCCCTCAAACTGA
- the LOC112201971 gene encoding cysteine proteinase inhibitor 7 isoform X2, producing the protein MNGGTIDVLSWHQGFTSITLLAMNIPVISQKLEGGHAPGWQDVQPHDPQVQDAANHAVKSLQQKSNSLFPYELQEIVHAKAENASPKIQKMEKMLKLQKLDPLRARMLLPKNQPVEMTLKLQELDEQGCVPSN; encoded by the exons ATGAATGGGGGAACTATTGATGTCCTGTCCTGGCATCAAGGCTTTACTTCTATTACTCTCTTAGCTATGAATATACCGGTGATATCGCAGAAATTAGAGG GTGGACATGCTCCAGGATGGCAAGATGTGCAGCCTCATGATCCTCAAGTTCAAGATGCAGCCAACCATGCTGTGAAGAGCCTTCAGCAAAAGTCCAATTCATTGTTCCCTTATGAGCTTCAAGAGATTGTCCATGCTAAGGCAGAG AATGCTTCTCCGAAAATCCAAAAGATGGAAAAGATGCTGAAACTGCAGAAGCTGGACCCTCTTCGAGCAAG GATGCTTCTTCCAAAAAATCAACCTGTGGAAATGACGCTGAAACTTCAGGAGCTGGACGAGCAAG GATGTGTCCCCTCAAACTGA